In Hydractinia symbiolongicarpus strain clone_291-10 chromosome 4, HSymV2.1, whole genome shotgun sequence, the following proteins share a genomic window:
- the LOC130641415 gene encoding uncharacterized protein LOC130641415 isoform X2 translates to MIKLLKMKRLSKSVVYNVTEDDNNNNNNNNKNRASSCTFSELVSDIDTKYTDNLYVEKHVRITEELPLVYNPRSFSLPDLHRIGNPEKAVHKHPLLQFSITSSSTDIDVTKYIRKEINQGCSPVFKRKISVKNSHSAPATTRLHFKWKKNILTRHRGRSYPPSNETQTRYIQENHSEIQPRPGFLHILKKLKLFGRTKQVEFGVVDNSFYESPQLKTPRIRSSVSESNILLPSSEDESYTITDNECYRPINDTKSDMSFLKPVELIRIRSLPIL, encoded by the exons ATG ataaaacttttaaaaatgaaacgtttAAGTAAAAGTGTGGTATACAATGTCACTGAGgacgacaataacaacaacaacaacaacaacaagaatcgAGCCTCTAGTTGTACTTTCAGCGAGTTAGTTTCAGACATCGACACTAAATATACAGATAATTTATACGTAGAAAAGCATGTGCGAATAACAGAAGAACTTCCACTAGTATACAACCCACGGTCATTTAGTTTACCCGATCTTCATCGGATTGGTAATCCGGAAAAAGCGGTTCATAAACATCCTTTATTACAGTTTAGCATTACAAGCTCGAGCACTGACATTGATGTAACTAAGTACATCCGAAAAGAAATTAACCAGGGCTGTAGTCCGGTTTTTAAGAGAAAAATCTCAGTTAAAAACAGTCATTCTGCTCCGGCTACGACTAGACTACATTTTAAATGGAAGAAAAATATCTTAACAAGGCATCGTGGGAGATCTTATCCACCTAGTAATGAAACGCAGACAAGATATATACAAGAAAATCACAGTGAAATACAACCAAGACCTGGCTTTTTacatattcttaaaaaattaaaactttttgggCGAACGAAACAAGTTGAATTTGGTGTAGTGGACAATTCGTTCTATGAATCACCGCAGTTAAAAACACCACGTATAAGAAGCAGTGTGTCGGAGAGCAATATattactgccaagcagtgaagATGAGTCTTATACAATTACTGACAATGAATGTTACAGACCGATAAATGATACTAAAAGTGATATGAGCTTCTTAAAACCTGTCGAGTTAATTCGAATCAGATCTTTGCCAATcttataa
- the LOC130641415 gene encoding uncharacterized protein LOC130641415 isoform X1, translating into MKHDVKKKRNKHRKSVDKFVVERSFEINFEIDFVVFNDVLIKLLKMKRLSKSVVYNVTEDDNNNNNNNNKNRASSCTFSELVSDIDTKYTDNLYVEKHVRITEELPLVYNPRSFSLPDLHRIGNPEKAVHKHPLLQFSITSSSTDIDVTKYIRKEINQGCSPVFKRKISVKNSHSAPATTRLHFKWKKNILTRHRGRSYPPSNETQTRYIQENHSEIQPRPGFLHILKKLKLFGRTKQVEFGVVDNSFYESPQLKTPRIRSSVSESNILLPSSEDESYTITDNECYRPINDTKSDMSFLKPVELIRIRSLPIL; encoded by the exons ATGAAACATGATGTAAAGAAAAAACGTAACAAACACCGAAAATCTGTTGATAAATTTGTGGTTGAAAGAAGttttgaaatcaattttgaaatcgATTTTGTGGTATTTAACGATGTATTG ataaaacttttaaaaatgaaacgtttAAGTAAAAGTGTGGTATACAATGTCACTGAGgacgacaataacaacaacaacaacaacaacaagaatcgAGCCTCTAGTTGTACTTTCAGCGAGTTAGTTTCAGACATCGACACTAAATATACAGATAATTTATACGTAGAAAAGCATGTGCGAATAACAGAAGAACTTCCACTAGTATACAACCCACGGTCATTTAGTTTACCCGATCTTCATCGGATTGGTAATCCGGAAAAAGCGGTTCATAAACATCCTTTATTACAGTTTAGCATTACAAGCTCGAGCACTGACATTGATGTAACTAAGTACATCCGAAAAGAAATTAACCAGGGCTGTAGTCCGGTTTTTAAGAGAAAAATCTCAGTTAAAAACAGTCATTCTGCTCCGGCTACGACTAGACTACATTTTAAATGGAAGAAAAATATCTTAACAAGGCATCGTGGGAGATCTTATCCACCTAGTAATGAAACGCAGACAAGATATATACAAGAAAATCACAGTGAAATACAACCAAGACCTGGCTTTTTacatattcttaaaaaattaaaactttttgggCGAACGAAACAAGTTGAATTTGGTGTAGTGGACAATTCGTTCTATGAATCACCGCAGTTAAAAACACCACGTATAAGAAGCAGTGTGTCGGAGAGCAATATattactgccaagcagtgaagATGAGTCTTATACAATTACTGACAATGAATGTTACAGACCGATAAATGATACTAAAAGTGATATGAGCTTCTTAAAACCTGTCGAGTTAATTCGAATCAGATCTTTGCCAATcttataa
- the LOC130641414 gene encoding AP-2 complex subunit mu-like yields MIGALFVYNHKGEVLISRIYRHDVSRNAADAFRVNVIHARGQVRSPVTHIAGTSFFHVKRGNVWIAAVSKQNVNAALVFEFLYKTVEVMVNYFGKVTEENVKNNFVLIYELLDEINDFGYPQKTDVGILKTFITQQGVRSQTREEQAQITSQVTGQIGWRREGIKYRRNELFLDVLESANLLMSPQGQVLSAHVSGRIVMKSYLSGMPECKFGMNDKLVVEKQNKSSALDSSTDSNNKKNTSKAGIAIDDCTFHQCVKLSKFESERSISFIPPDGEYELMRYRTTKDISLPFRVIPLVREVGRTKMEVKVVLKSHYKPSILGQKIEVRIPTPPSTAGVQVICMKGKAKYRASENAIVWKIKRMAGMKESQISAEIELLPTRDAKKWTRPPISLNFEVPFSCSGLKVRYLKVFESKLNYSDHDVIKWVRYISKSGLYETRC; encoded by the exons ATGATTGGAGCCCTTTTTGTTTACAACCACAAAGGAGAAGTTTTAATTTCCCGAATTTATAGACACGACGTTAG TCGAAATGCTGCAGATGCATTTAGAGTCAACGTCATTCATGCAAGAGGTCAAGTACGATCACCGGTTACACATATTGCAGGTACAAGTTTCTTTCATGTCAAAAGAGGAAATGTTTGGATTGCTGCTGTCTCCAAACAAAATGTCAATGCTGCACTGGTTTTCGAATTTTTGTACAAAACTGTAGAAGTCATGGTAAATTATTTTGGCAAAGTCACAGAAGAAAAcgtgaaaaataactttgttTTGATATATGAACTATTGGATG aaattaATGATTTTGGTTATCCTCAAAAAACTGATGTGGGTATCTTAAAAACTTTCATCACACAGCAAGGTGTTCGGTCGCAG ACACGTGAAGAACAAGCACAGATCACAAGTCAAGTTACGGGTCAAATTGGTTGGCGGAGAGAGGGGATAAAATATAGGAGAAACGAATTATTTTTAGATGTTTTAGAATCAGCGAATCTTCTTATGTCGCCCCAGG GTCAAGTTCTTAGCGCACACGTATCTGGTCGAATTGTCATGAAGAGTTACTTGTCTGGAATGCCAGAATGTAAATTTGGAATGAACGACAAGTTAGTCgtggaaaaacaaaacaaatcttcTGCTCTTGACTCATCAACCGATTCaaataacaaaaa AAATACTAGTAAAGCAGGAATTGCCATTGATGATTGTACATTTCATCAG tGTGTCAAACTTAGCAAATTTGAAAGTGAACGCAGCATTAGTTTTATTCCTCCTGATGGCGAATATGAACTTATGAG ATATCGAACAACGAAAGATATTAGTCTTCCATTTCGCGTTATACCCCTCGTACGAGAAGTTGGACGAACCAAGATGGAAGTTAAAGTCGTCTTGAAATCGCATTACAAACCGTCAATATTAGGACAAAAAATCGAG GTGAGAATACCCACTCCACCCTCCACCGCTGGTGTGCAAGTGATTTGCATGAAAGGAAAAGCGAAGTATAGAGCCAGTGAAAACGCTATAGTGTGGAA AATCAAAAGAATGGCTGGAATGAAGGAATCGCAAATCAGTGCCGAAATTGAGCTGCTACCAACACGTGATGCAAAAAAATGGACTAGACCAccaatttcattgaatttcgaA gTTCCATTTTCATGTTCTGGTCTAAAAGTGCGTTATTTAAAAGTATTCGAATCTAAATTGAATTACAGTGATCATGACGTCATCAAGTGGGTGCGATATATTTCAAAGAGTGGTTTGTATGAGACAAGATGTTGA
- the LOC130641416 gene encoding cell division control protein 42 homolog, producing the protein MAMAKCVMVGDEAVGKTCLVLSHGNYEFSSDCVPSFENGYDFPTDIDGRPFTTRVFEVGQKDYDRLRPLLYPQTDVFLVCFSVVAPLSFENVKEKWVPEIMHHCPNTPFLLVGTQVDLRDDAAILEKLAKTKQKPISSKQGYKLARKVKAVKFVECSALTQQSVQNVFHKALKVTFEPPRVQKKKTCLIL; encoded by the exons ATGGCTATGGCTAAGTGTGTTATGGTTGGAGATGAAGCTGTGGGAAAAACATGCTTAGTTTTATCACATGGAAATTATGAATTTTCAAGCGATTGCGTACCCAGT TTTGAAAATGGTTACGATTTTCCGACTGATATTGATGGTCGACCATTCACTACAAGGGTTTTTGAAGTAG gacaaaaagACTACGACAGGTTAAGACCATTGTTATATCCTCAAACAGACGTGTTTCTCGTCTGCTTTTCTGTAGTTGCACCGTTGTCATTTGAAAATGTGAAAGAAAAA TGGGTTCCTGAAATTATGCATCATTGTCCCAATACACCATTTCTACTGGTCGGCACGCAAGTTGACCTAAGAGACGATGCAGCGATCTTGGAAAAACtagcaaaaacaaaacagaaaccaATTTCGTCAAAGCAAGGATACAAATTAGCACGAAAAGTAAAAGCTGTGAAATTCGTCGAATGTTCCGCCCTAACGCAGCAGAGCGTACAGAACGTTTTTCATAAAGCCCTAAAGGTTACTTTCGAGCCACCAAGGgtgcaaaaaaagaaaacgtgtCTGATACTCTGA